One genomic region from Alosa alosa isolate M-15738 ecotype Scorff River chromosome 12, AALO_Geno_1.1, whole genome shotgun sequence encodes:
- the kank1b gene encoding KN motif and ankyrin repeat domain-containing protein 1b: MAHSTYFYTNGPDNTESTGSTKHSSVGYCLETPYGYQIDLDFLKYVDNIERTNTIRRLSLQRRLRAANPISEPQDRLGPTQWTSSESLSSVSSDEVHRGSFSSSSSSSSSMSHRRPPLPPSHSSPSLTGGNEASQPPVASQRALEGKPPTATLSPALPRSNPHVERTLLETRRRLEQEKASLSAAVPEPHPRRRLASFGGVGSSGSLSPYTSWKALNQSLQAGSAKLSVAEQPGQGMSSLGGSIGGSLRHSPLSSGRATPVTGVSPLHLQLVRDQMMVALQRLKDLEEQVKVIPVLQVKISVLQEEKRQLVSQVKNLKGEDTETDASFRKRAHSTGSAEQLELQRYRLRKEAEGETTGDNPDILKTITTTGLKEFRQLTAEMQALEKKIKDARLETRHGVVVKASHIRGNRSVAVGDDLPVDKIGILHQSSVKLTKDVATEVKLDTRSAAVGVSESMLGASSAEMELESQQHTIQVLKDQVRRLEAELKDMALQKEMGLLRNELRNAAGARNHKSSTAQPLTFSAGSQTRAQTRSLGVGNHPNMQDASTGEQAEQKGWGISVGVSCKPDTRCVATGHDTPMNHWVVREKVKTSEKCVGDHVSTRCQGVCTETSTCEAGVLTEETMETLSQWARKVDQRTVGCGDCTVDVTVTPLKAQVSRGTVTDTVRGVDLGIMVTPCTASQRTNTAVDTVSRFTSTAMAFVTESSTNTSLNTTKEKHTNTMSNLTRSIAIGEGKVKDTEATVRMRSIGVGTSVPGDMVNFPCVSPVAKVTTRDTGVGLANVHENFLVGLRTRNIACGPSRLPDPTKTRSIGIGVGDGRLRDASGHWQMLTQTTQTHTQPQPSAALEPGLDHYIERMQRLLKEQQSLLTESHSELGEVMAQPQAHFTSISTQLASTLSCLDSVVRHAGPDEPQPQHKGSGASPSSETAEKSPGRKKSPKGEKKSSDLLGPPSDALSLKPIIKRKDGHQCCEDSRKYLKLNPVGLEGMVMSEDSNSEGSDSDGAVDTATSERRESSGRPVAEQRRNRGQLDKRDRYELSEKTMSACHTLKTHLCDGQTLSSRELRSCLNTLQQEWFRVSSQKAAQAGAVGDFLCAAHHISPMVQNHVANMADGNGNTALHYSVSHSNFNVVKKLLDADVCNVDQQNKAGYTSIMLAALAAVETKADMGVVEELFRKGDVNAKASQAGQTALMLAVSHGRMDMVRALLISGSEVNIQDDEGSTALMCASEHGHADIVKLLLAQPGCDATLSDNDESTALSIALEAGHKDIAMLLYAHINFSKGQTPGTPRLGNRLAQIQ; this comes from the exons ATGGCTCACAGCACATATTTTTATACCAATGGCCCAG ATAACACAGAGTCTACTGGTAGCACTAAGCACAGTAGTGTTGGGTATTGTCTGGAGACTCCATACGGATACCAGATTGACTTGGACTTTCTTAAGTACGTGGACAACATTGAAAGGACCAACACTATTCGTCGCCTCAGCCTTCAAAGGCGCCTCAGGGCAGCCAATCCTATTTCAGAACCTCAAGACAGACTCGGCCCCACCCAGTGGACCTCTTCTGAGTCTCTGTCATCTGTGAGCAGCGATGAAGTCCACAGAGgttctttctcctcctcatcctcgtcCTCGTCTTCCATGAGTCATCGAAGGCCCCCACTCCCTCCTTCCCACTCTTCCCCTTCCCTCACTGGAGGCAATGAGGCCTCTCAGCCGCCCGTTGCTTCTCAGAGGGCTCTGGAGGGCAAGCCCCCTACTGCGAcgctctcccctgctctccccAGGTCTAACCCCCATGTGGAGCGCACCTTGCTGGAGACCCGGCGGCGCCTGGAGCAGGAGAAGGCCTCCCTCTCGGCAGCTGTTCCAGAGCCTCATCCCAGGCGCAGGCTCGCCAGCTTCGGTGGCGTTGGTTCCAGTGGCTCGCTCTCCCCGTACACAAGCTGGAAAGCTCTGAACCAGAGCCTGCAAGCTGGCAGTGCCAAGCTGAGCGTGGCTGAACAGCCCGGGCAGGGGATGTCTTCCCTGGGAGGCAGCATTGGAGGATCGCTGAGGCACAGTCCACTGAGCTCTGGCAGGGCCACCCCAGTGACGGGCGTGAGCCCCCTTCATCTGCAACTGGTGCGTGACCAGATGATGGTTGCCCTCCAGAGGCTGAAGGATCTGGAGGAGCAGGTCAAGGTCATTCCTGTGCTGCAGGTCAAAATCTCCGTCCTccaggaggagaagagacaaCTGGTCTCTCAGGTGAAGAATCTGAAGGGGGAGGACACCGAGACGGACGCGTCGTTTCGGAAACGGGCACACAGCACCGGCTCTGCAGAGCAGCTGGAGCTACAGCGTTACAGACTCAGGAAAGAAGCCGAGGGAGAGACCACTGGGGACAACCCAGACATCCTGAAAACCATCACCACTACTGGTCTGAAGGAGTTCAGGCAGCTCACAGCAGAAATGCAGGCTCTGGAGAAAAAAATCAAAGATGCTCGTCTAGAAACACGACACGGTGTGGTCGTGAAAGCATCCCACATCAGAGGGAACAGGTCTGTGGCTGTTGGCGATGACTTGCCAGTAGACAAAATAGGCATCCTCCATCAGAGCTCTGTGAAGCTCACCAAAGACGTTGCCACAGAGGTGAAACTTGACACCAGATCCGCAGCCGTGGGAGTATCAGAATCCATGCTAGGAGCATCATCAGCAGAGATGGAACTGGAATCCCAGCAGCACACCATCCAGGTGCTGAAGGATCAAGTGCGGCGCTTGGAGGCCGAGCTGAAAGACATGGCTTTGCAGAAGGAGATGGGGCTTCTCAGGAACGAGCTTCGAAACGCAGCGGGGGCCAGGAATCACAAGAGCTCCACAGCGCAGCCCTTGACCTTCAGTGCTGGATCTCAAACCAGAGCTCAAACCCGGAGTCTGGGTGTGGGAAATCACCCCAACATGCAGGATGCATCCACAGGAGAGCAAGCGGAGCAGAAGGGGTGGGGTATATCTGTGGGGGTGTCATGCAAGCCAGATACCCGGTGTGTGGCTACAGGTCACGACACACCTATGAATCACTGGGTCGTACGGGAGAAAGTGAAGACTAGTGAGAAGTGTGTTGGGGATCATGTTTCCACGCGCTGTCAGGGTGTGTGTACAGAAACGAGTACCTGCGAGGCAGGAGTCCTTACAGAGGAGACCATGGAAACTCTCAGTCAGTGGGCCAGGAAGGTGGACCAGCGGACAGTTGGGTGTGGGGACTGCACGGTGGATGTGACTGTGACGCCTTTGAAGGCCCAGGTGTCTCGGGGTACGGTCACCGACACAGTCAGAGGAGTGGACTTGGGCATTATGGTGACCCCATGCACAGCTTCCCAGCGCACCAACACAGCGGTCGACACCGTGTCTCGTTTCACTAGCACTGCAATGGCCTTTGTCACAGAGTCTAGCACCAACACCTCCCTGAATACCACTAAAGAAAAACACACCAATACCATGTCCAACCTCACCAGAAGTATTGCCATAGGTGAAGGCAAGGTTAAAGACACAGAGGCAACAGTGAGAATGCGCTCCATTGGTGTGGGAACTTCAGTACCGGGAGACATGGTTAATTTTCCTTGTGTGTCCCCCGTTGCAAAAGTAACAACTCGAGACACCGGGGTGGGGCTTGCTAATGTCCACGAGAACTTTTTAGTGGGCTTAAGAACCAGGAATATTGCCTGTGGTCCATCTCGCCTCCCGGACCCCACCAAAACCAGGAGCATTGGCATCGGCGTGGGCGACGGCCGGCTCCGGGACGCATCCGGACACTGGCAGATGCTCACACAGACGACCCAGACGCACACGCAACCGCAGCCATCCGCAGCGCTGGAGCCGGGCCTGGATCATTACATCGAGCGCATGCAGAGGCTGCTGAAGGAGCAGCAGAGCCTGCTGACGGAGAGCCACAGTGAGCTGGGGGAGGTCATGGCCCAGCCCCAGGCCCACTTCACCTCCATCAGCACCCAGCTGGCAAGCACCCTCTCCTGCCTGGACTCCGTCGTGCGACACGCAGGCCCCGATGAACCGCAGCCACAACACAAAG GTTCTGGGGCCAGCCCATCGTCTGAAACCGCAGAGAAGTCCCCGGGCAGGAAGAAGAGCCCTAAAGGAGAAAAGAAGTCCTCTGACCTTCTTG GTCCCCCCAGCGATGCCTTGTCACTCAAGCCCATCATTAAGAGGAAAGATGGCCACCAATGTTGTGAAGACAGCAGGAAGTATCTGAAGTTGAATCCTGTAGG GCTGGAGGGCATGGTCATGAGTGAGGACTCCAACTCTGAGGGCAGTGACTCCGATGGAGCAGTGGACACTGCCACGTCCGAGAGGAGGGAAAGCAGCGGCAGACCTGTTGCTGAGCAGAGGAGGAACCGAGGGCAACTGGACAAGAGGGACCG GTATGAGCTGAGTGAAAAGACCATGTCAGCATGTCACACACTAAAGACACATCTGTGTGACGGTCAGACGTTATCCAGCAGAGAGCTG CGTTCCTGCTTGAACACTCTACAACAGGAGTGGTTCCGCGTCTCCAGTCAGAAGGCTGCGCAGGCCGGAGCCGTGGGGGATTTCCTGTGTGCCGCGCACCACATTTCCCCAATGGTGCAGAATCATGTGGCTAATATGGCAGACGGCAATGGCAACACAGCTCTGCATTACAGTGTATCTCACTCCAACTTTAATGTGGTCAAGAAGCTGCTGGATGCTG ACGTGTGCAATGTGGACCAGCAGAACAAAGCCGGCTACACCTCAATCATGCTAGCTGCCCTGGCTGCTGTGGAAACCAAAGCAGACATGGGGGTTGTTGAGGAGCTCTTCCGTAAGGGAGACGTGAATGCTAAAGCCAGCCAG GCGGGTCAGACAGCTTTGATGCTGGCAGTCAGCCATGGCCGCATGGATATGGTCAGAGCCCTGCTGATCTCGGGTTCAGAGGTCAACATTCAGGATGACGAGGGGTCAACAGCACTGATGTGTGCCAGTGAACACGGCCATGCTGACATTGTGAAGCTGCTGTTAGCTCAGCCTGGGTGTGATGCCACTCTGAGTGATAAT GATGAAAGCACTGCCCTATCCATTGCCCTCGAAGCTGGACATAAAGACATTGCCATGCTGCTTTACGCCCACATTAACTTCTCCAAGGGTCAAACTCCG GGGACTCCACGTCTTGGCAACAGACTTGCTCAAATTCAGTAG
- the LOC125305117 gene encoding MOB kinase activator 1B-like: protein MSFLFGNRSSKTFKPKKNIPEGSHQYELLKHAEATLGSGNLRMAVMLPDGEDLNEWVAVNTVDFFNQINMLYGTITDFCTEESCPVMSAGPKYEYHWADGTNIKKPIKCSAPKYIDYLMTWVQDQLDDETLFPSKIGVPFPKNFMSVAKTILKRLFRVYAHIYHQHFDSVMQLQEEAHLNTSFKHFIFFVQEFNLIDRKELAPLQELIDKLTTKDR, encoded by the exons ATGAGCTTCTTGTT CGGAAACCGTTCGTCAAAAACCTTTAAACCGAAGAAGAATATTCCTGAAGGGTCTCATCAATACGAGCTGTTAAAACATGCAGAAGCCACCCTTGGCAGCGGCAACCTGCGAATGGCTGTGATGCTACCAGATGGAGAGGACCTAAATGAATGGGTGGCTGTGAACA CGGTGGACTTTTTCAATCAGATCAACATGCTGTATGGGACCATAACAGACTTCTGCACTGAGGAGAGCTGCCCTGTTATGTCTGCAGGGCCAAA GTATGAGTACCACTGGGCTGATGGGACCAACATTAAAAAGCCAATTAAATGCTCCGCACCAAAGTACATTGACTACTTGATGACCTGGGTGCAAGATCAACTTGATGATGAAACACTATTCCCTTCTAAAATCG GGGTGCCATTCCCCAAGAACTTCATGTCTGTGGCAAAGACCATCTTGAAGCGCTTGTTCCGTGTCTACGCTCACATTTACCACCAGCACTTTGACTCTGTCATGCAGCTGCAGGAAGAGGCCCATCTCAACACCTCCTTCAAGCACTTCATCTTCTTTGTGCAG GAATTCAATCTGATTGACCGAAAGGAACTAGCCCCTCTACAGGAGTTGATTGACAAGCTGACAACGAAGgacagatag